The stretch of DNA TAGTAGCTGCTTAAAAATTTGTGGAGATTGCGGCAATGCGTAAAATTCACCTGGATGCACACGGCTCGGCACTAAATAGTCTCGAGCTCCTTCTGGTGTACTTTTCGTTAAAATAGGTGTTTCAACTTCCATAAACGCTTCTTCGTTTAAAAATTCACGAATAGACTTTGTTACTTCATGACGCATTTTTAATGTATTAAACATTACTGGACGTCGTAAATCTAAATAGCGATATTTTAATCGAACATCTTCATTAACATCACTTTTATCATCGATAACAAAAGGTGGATTTTTGGCTGCATTTAAAACTTGAACCTCATCAGCTGCAACTTCTACTTTGCCTGTTTTTAAATTAGGGTTAATTGTTCCCTCTTGACGAGCTAACACTGTTCCCTTGATATAAAGTACGTATTCGTTACGGACAGATTCCGCTATCGTTAATGCTTCTTTAGAAACATCCGGGTTAAATACAATTTGAACGATACCAGTACGGTCGCGAAGGTCAATGAAAATTAGCCCACCTAAATCACGTCGCTTTTGAACCCAACCTTTTAATTCCACTTGCTGTCCAATCGATGTTTCTGGAACTTCGCCGCAATAAAATGTTCTTCCTTGCATTTTTATCTCTCCCCACTTTTCTTTTCCGATATATATGTGACAAGCTCACTGAAGGATACTTCTTCTTGTTCACCTGTTTCCATCGTTTTTACTGAAACTACACCTTTATTTAATTCATCATCGCCGAAAACAACTGTGTAACTTGCTTGAAGACGATCTGCTGCTTTAAATTGCGCTTTTAGCTTTTTATCTTGATAGTCTTTTTCCGCTACAATACCAGCTTTTCTTAAATCGTAGAGCACTTTTACACTAGCTTCTTTCGCTTCTTCTCCTAACGCCACAACGTAGCAATCAATCTTATCTTCAAATGGAAATGAAACATTTTCTGCTTCCATCGCTGAGAGTAATCGTTCAATACTTAATGCGAAACCGATACCAGGTGTTTCAGGTCCACCAATTTCTTGAACGAGTCCGTTATAGCGTCCACCACCACATAATGTTGTAATAGAACCGAAGCCTTCAGAAGTACTCATGATTTCAAAAGCTGTGTGGTAGTAGTAATCTAAGCCTCGTACTAAGTTCGCATCAATTTCGTATTGAATACCTAAATCAGATAAAAACTTTACTACTTTATCAAAATATTGTTTTGATTCGTCGTTTAAATATTCTAAGATGGATGGAGCAGTACCCATTAACTCGTGGTCTCTATCTTTTTTACAATCTAAAATACGTAAAGGATTTTTTTCTAATCGAGACTGACAGTCCCCACAAAACTCAGTAATTCTTGGTTTAAAGTGATTTACTAACGCTTGACGGTGTGCATCACGGCTTTCTTTATCACCTAAGCTATTGATCACTACCTTTAAATTTTTCAGCCCTAAGCTTTTATATAAATCAACTGCTAGTGCGATAACCTCCGCATCAATACTTGGATCATTACTTCCTAATGCCTCTACACCAAACTGAACGAATTGGCGAAAACGGCCTGCTTGTGGGCGTTCATAACGAAACATTGGACCGATATAAAAAAGTTTCGTAGGTTGTTGCGGATTGCCATATAATTTGTTTTCTACGAAAGAACGAACAGCAGAAGCAGTACCTTCTGGACGTAGTGTAATACTTCTTCCACCACGATCTTCAAAAGAATACATTTCCTTTTGAACAATATCAGTCGTATCCCCTACACCTCTTAAAAACAATTCCGTATGCTCAAACATTGGCGTTCTAATTTCTTTATAGTTATATAATTTACAAATTTCTTTTGCTTTTTCTTCGATGTATTGCCATTTTTCTACTGTACCAGGTAAAATGTCTTGCGTTCCCCTAGGTATTTGAATTGACATTAATAGCCCTCCTAAAGTTTTTTCTCCGTAAAGTCAAGGAATGAAAATATATGTAAATATACAAAAAACCCCCATCCCTTGTTATAAAAACAAGGGACGAGAGTTAAATTCCCGTGGTGCCACCCTAATTGAAGCTTTTAAAAAAAGCCTCCACTTAAGCAGTTAACGCCTGCAACGTTCATTTCCTACTAAAACGTACGTCTTTTCAGAAAGAATCCTACGGGGTGTTCTTTCATAAAGTCATGTTGGAGAAATGCTTTCAGCCTACGACATTTCCTCTCTTTCCAAATGGATCTTTATTACTCTTCCCCATCAAACGGACAATATTTTCTTATAATAATTAAAGTTTGATATTTGCTAGTATATACACCGCAAATCGGAAATGTCAATAGTATTACATCCGATTAATCTGTTTTTTTAATGCTTTCACATCTCTAACCGTAATTCCAAACTCTGACGCAAGCTCTACATATGTAGAATCTTTCTCTTTTTCTAAAAAGTTGTGAAAGCTTACCCCGAATATGTTATTTCCATTTATACTTTGGTTATGTTTTTCACTAAATTTCATGGTGTAACGCTCCTTTTCCTCGACTAAGTGCTATAACTTTTATTATGGCCAAACAACCTATTTTTCTTTCAAAAAAAGAAGGAAATCTCCTTTCATTGTCGAATTACATTTAACTGATGCTTTACAAACAGATTAGGAGGAAAACAGCTTTGTATAGAAAGTTAAAAGTAATCATCGCCTTAGCCATCATTTTAACGTCCTTTTTATATCCGCTTTCCAGTAACAAAGTAGAAGCGAGCCAGGCCGTTAGAGTCGCTACAGATGTATTAAATGTTCGAGAGCAGCCGTCGACTAGTTCTGCGATCGTGACAAAGGTAAAACGTGGAGAAACATACCCACTCGTCACGAAGCAAAAAGAATGGTACAAAATTAAAGTCGGAAATAAAGAAGGATGGGTTGCCTCTTATCTTGTTGTTGAAACAAATTCTGTTTCTTCAAATGCTAATAATGGGGTAAAAATATTAGCTGATTCACTACGTGTTCGTTCAGGCCCTGGAACAAACTTTTCCATAGTTGCTTTTGTTCATAAAAGCAGCACCGTAACGTACATAGAAGAAAATGAGAATTGGGTAAAGATTCGCGTTGATGGAAAAGATGGTTGGGTTTCTAAGCAATATGCATCTATTTCGAAAACGTCAACGACTCCTTCCACCTCCAATTCAAGTAATAGTTTTGTTGGTGAAGTTACAGCAACGAGCTTAAACGTACGTAGCGAACCTTCCTCACAAGGTAAAGTTGTTGGAAGTGTAAAAAAAGGACAGCAAATAACAGTTTTAGGCCAGCAAGGAAGTTGGTATAAAATTCAACACTCCAATCAGCAAGCTTGGGTTAGTAGCGAATACGTGAAAACAACTAGTACACCTAGTTCCAATTCATCTTCACAAAAAACAAATGCAGTCGTTACTGCTTCTAGTTTAAATGTTAGAAGTGAAGGATCACTGAACGGAAAAGTTGTAGGGAGTTTAACTAGAGGGGCAAATGTCACGATCGTAAATGAACAAAATAGCTGGGCAGAAATTGAGTATAGTGGTGGCAAAAAAGGTTGGGTAGCCGGCTGGTACTTAGAGAAAAAGGCAGCATCTACTGTAAAACCTCAAGCTAACACAACTGGAAATGTTGTCGTTTTACATAATGGGACAAATATTCGCTCCCAAGCAAATACAAGTTCCTCCGTCGTTGCGAGAGCAAATGAAGGAGACACATTTCAAATTGTTTCTGTCGTAAATGATTGGTACAAAATAAAGCTTTCTAACGGGAAAGAAGCTTACATTGCTGGATGGATTGTAAGTACGTCTGGAACAACCCAATCTATTACTAGACCTGGAAGTGAGCAATATTTAAAAGGGAAGACAATTGTAATCGATCCTGGTCATGGAGGTAGAGATGTTGGTGCAATCGGAGTTAGTGGTCGATATGAAAAAGATTTAACGATGAGAACTGCTAATTTACTTGCTGACAAATTAAAAGCTGCAGGTGCTAATGTTCACTTAACGAGAAGCAACGATACATTCCTATCACTTCAAGGACGTGTACAAACTTCTCACTATCATAAAGCGGACGCATTTCTATCACTACACTACGATAGCATAAACGACCCTAGTGTAACTGGAACAACAACTTACTATCATCATGCTAGCCATAAAAAGTTAGCCGATGCTGTTCATTCTTCGCTCATTCAATCAACGAAATTGCGTGACCGAAATGTTCGTCAGCAAAGCTTTTTTGTATTAAGAGAAAATAGACAACCTTCTATCTTACTTGAATTAGGTTATATTAGTAATCGTGCAGAGGAACTAACATTACAATCTAGCGATTACCAAGAGAGAGCTACTACTGGTATTTATCAAGGATTAGCACAATATTTCAAATCCAATTAATCAAATTAGAAAAAAAGCAAGCTTCCCAATGAAGGGAAACTTGCTTTTTATTTTTCTTTACTTTCTACAATGAGGGTAACTGGCCCATCATTGACGAAGTCGACTTCCATCATTGCACCAAATGTACCAGTTTCTACTGTTATTCCTTTTTCACGAAGTTCTTTATTAAAAGAATCGTAAATAACCGTTGCATGCTCTGGTTTCGCCGCACTCATGAAGTTAGGTCTTCTTCCTTTACGACAATCACCATATAACGTAAACTGCGAAACAGAAAGTATTCCACCCTTCACATCAAGCAACGATAAATTCATTTTATCATTTTCATCTTCAAAAATACGTAAATTAACAATTTTGTCAGCGAGATATGCTGCATCCTCTACTGTATCATCATGTGTCACACCAACAAGTAGCATTAATCCATGATCAATACTTCCTACTACTTCATTTTCAACAATTACTTTTGCTCGTTTTGCTCGTTGTACAACAACTTTCATTCCAATTCCCTCTTTTAATGCATTAGTCTTCTAACTGAATAAATATCTGATATTTGCTTAATACGGTCCACAACTTTTTGGAGGTGGCTGACATTTTTTATTGCAATAGCCATATGAATTGTAGCCATTTTATTGCGGTCAGAACGACCTGAAACAGCCGTAATGTCTGTTTTCGTTTCATTTACTGCTTGTAGTACTTCGTTTAATAAACCACGGCGATCATATCCAGAGATTTCAATTTCAACATTATACTCTCTACTTGATTTAACATCGCTTTCCCACTGCACTTCAATTAAACGCTCATTTGCATCTGGACTAACTACATTAGGACAATCGTCTCTATGAACAGAGACTCCTCGACCTCGCGTAATAAAACCAACAATATTATCTCCTGGCACAGGGTTACAACATTTGGAAAGGCGTACTAACAGACTATCAATTCCTTGAACAACGACACCCGCATCTTTTTTCTTTTTCGTATCAGGCCTGCGTTTTTCGATTGGTTCAGCTAAATCCGTTAACTGTTGTTCTTGGTCACGTTTTTTACGTAATTTTTCCGTTAAACGGTTTGTTACTTGTAAAGCAGTAATCCCATTATATCCAACCGCAGCAAACATATCTTCATCGTTTGCAAAATTAAACTTCTCTGCTACACGTTTAATATTTTCAGCAGTTAATACTTCTTTTACGTCAAAATCTTGATTTTTTATTTCTTTCTCTACAAGGTCACGGCCTTTTTCCACATTTTCTTCTTTACGCTGTTTCTTAAAAAATTGTCTTATTTTATTTTTCGCTTGTGATGTTTGCGCTAATTTCAACCAATCTTGACTTGGTCCATAAGAATGTTTAGATGTTAATATTTCAATAATATCGCCCGTTTTTAATTTATAATCAAGCGTGACCATTTTGCCGTTAATTTTTGCACCAATTGTTTTATTTCCAATTTCCGAATGTATTCGATAGGCAAAGTCAATTGGAACGGAACCAGAAGGTAGCTCGATTACATCTCCTTTTGGAGTAAAAATAAATACCATATCGGAGAATAAGTCAATTTTTAACGACTCCATAAATTCTTCTGCATTTGTTGCATCATTTTGCCATTCTAAAATTTCACGGAACCAAGTTAATTTTTCTTCAAAAGAGGCTCGCTCATTTGCTGGTTTTCCTTCTTTGTATGCCCAGTGGGCGGCGATACCAAACTCTGCAATTTGATGCATTTCTTCTGTTCGAATTTGTACTTCTAATGGGTCACCCTTTGGTCCAATAACAGTCGTATGCAAAGACTGGTACATATTTGGCTTAGGCATCGCAATATAGTCTTTAAAACGACCAGGCATTGGCTTCCAACACGTATGAATAATCCCTAGTACTGCGTAACAATCTTTTATACTCTTTACGATAATCCGAACAGCTAATAAATCATAAATTTCTGTAAACTGTTTATTTTGAAGAACCATTTTGCGATAGATGCTATAAATATGCTTTGGTCGACCGGAAAGCTCCGCACGAATGTTAACCTCTCCTAAACGGTCACGAACTTCTTGCATTACTTCTTCCACATATTCTTCACGTTCCGCACGCTTTTTCTTCATTAAGTTAACAATTCGATAATATTGTTGAGGGTTTAAATATCTTAGTGCAGTATCTTCTAATTCCCACTTTATTTTTGAAATCCCTAAGCGGTGAGCTAGTGGCGCAAATATTTCTAACGTCTCATTAGAAATACGACG from Sutcliffiella cohnii encodes:
- the dtd gene encoding D-aminoacyl-tRNA deacylase yields the protein MKVVVQRAKRAKVIVENEVVGSIDHGLMLLVGVTHDDTVEDAAYLADKIVNLRIFEDENDKMNLSLLDVKGGILSVSQFTLYGDCRKGRRPNFMSAAKPEHATVIYDSFNKELREKGITVETGTFGAMMEVDFVNDGPVTLIVESKEK
- a CDS encoding RelA/SpoT family protein, with translation MANEQVLTAEQVINNARRYLRDEDIIFLEQAYNFAKNAHAEQYRKSGEPYIIHPIQVAGILVDLDLDPSTIAAGFLHDVVEDTSVTLEEISDAFNAEVAMLVDGVTKLGKIKFKSKEEQQAENHRKMFVAMAQDIRVILIKLADRLHNMRTLKHLPQEKQRRISNETLEIFAPLAHRLGISKIKWELEDTALRYLNPQQYYRIVNLMKKKRAEREEYVEEVMQEVRDRLGEVNIRAELSGRPKHIYSIYRKMVLQNKQFTEIYDLLAVRIIVKSIKDCYAVLGIIHTCWKPMPGRFKDYIAMPKPNMYQSLHTTVIGPKGDPLEVQIRTEEMHQIAEFGIAAHWAYKEGKPANERASFEEKLTWFREILEWQNDATNAEEFMESLKIDLFSDMVFIFTPKGDVIELPSGSVPIDFAYRIHSEIGNKTIGAKINGKMVTLDYKLKTGDIIEILTSKHSYGPSQDWLKLAQTSQAKNKIRQFFKKQRKEENVEKGRDLVEKEIKNQDFDVKEVLTAENIKRVAEKFNFANDEDMFAAVGYNGITALQVTNRLTEKLRKKRDQEQQLTDLAEPIEKRRPDTKKKKDAGVVVQGIDSLLVRLSKCCNPVPGDNIVGFITRGRGVSVHRDDCPNVVSPDANERLIEVQWESDVKSSREYNVEIEISGYDRRGLLNEVLQAVNETKTDITAVSGRSDRNKMATIHMAIAIKNVSHLQKVVDRIKQISDIYSVRRLMH
- a CDS encoding SH3 domain-containing protein, whose protein sequence is MYRKLKVIIALAIILTSFLYPLSSNKVEASQAVRVATDVLNVREQPSTSSAIVTKVKRGETYPLVTKQKEWYKIKVGNKEGWVASYLVVETNSVSSNANNGVKILADSLRVRSGPGTNFSIVAFVHKSSTVTYIEENENWVKIRVDGKDGWVSKQYASISKTSTTPSTSNSSNSFVGEVTATSLNVRSEPSSQGKVVGSVKKGQQITVLGQQGSWYKIQHSNQQAWVSSEYVKTTSTPSSNSSSQKTNAVVTASSLNVRSEGSLNGKVVGSLTRGANVTIVNEQNSWAEIEYSGGKKGWVAGWYLEKKAASTVKPQANTTGNVVVLHNGTNIRSQANTSSSVVARANEGDTFQIVSVVNDWYKIKLSNGKEAYIAGWIVSTSGTTQSITRPGSEQYLKGKTIVIDPGHGGRDVGAIGVSGRYEKDLTMRTANLLADKLKAAGANVHLTRSNDTFLSLQGRVQTSHYHKADAFLSLHYDSINDPSVTGTTTYYHHASHKKLADAVHSSLIQSTKLRDRNVRQQSFFVLRENRQPSILLELGYISNRAEELTLQSSDYQERATTGIYQGLAQYFKSN
- a CDS encoding RNA polymerase subunit sigma-70, whose product is MKFSEKHNQSINGNNIFGVSFHNFLEKEKDSTYVELASEFGITVRDVKALKKQINRM
- the hisS gene encoding histidine--tRNA ligase — encoded protein: MSIQIPRGTQDILPGTVEKWQYIEEKAKEICKLYNYKEIRTPMFEHTELFLRGVGDTTDIVQKEMYSFEDRGGRSITLRPEGTASAVRSFVENKLYGNPQQPTKLFYIGPMFRYERPQAGRFRQFVQFGVEALGSNDPSIDAEVIALAVDLYKSLGLKNLKVVINSLGDKESRDAHRQALVNHFKPRITEFCGDCQSRLEKNPLRILDCKKDRDHELMGTAPSILEYLNDESKQYFDKVVKFLSDLGIQYEIDANLVRGLDYYYHTAFEIMSTSEGFGSITTLCGGGRYNGLVQEIGGPETPGIGFALSIERLLSAMEAENVSFPFEDKIDCYVVALGEEAKEASVKVLYDLRKAGIVAEKDYQDKKLKAQFKAADRLQASYTVVFGDDELNKGVVSVKTMETGEQEEVSFSELVTYISEKKSGER